The following coding sequences are from one Leptolyngbya sp. NIES-3755 window:
- a CDS encoding hypothetical protein (similar to AA sequence:cyanobase_aa:AM1_0099), with protein sequence MDSYGSHCTKPACRSGRFRKPQTKFLVTLFTTMLLVCGKVNFTNLSRYSSLSERTYRRQYQQEFEFVALNRAIVEQASQADTAKLAVMDCSFVIKSGKATFGLDAFWNGCASRVETGLEVSVVGVVDVEREQGYALSAEQTYAQSSLSEFSRMDQYLYHLDCVRPHLPPEVAYLAVDGAYAKEGFVTGAVELRLHVISKLRCDANLQFLYTGVQKRRGRPRKYAGKVDLGDLSRFTFVETVQPDVDLYTAVVWHVSLKRAIRVAYLVDHRSSTRVRTCLLFSTDVEQDPRQIVQYYKLRFQIEFLFRDAKQFTGLEDCQARDAQKLAFHFNASLTALNLAKLDALQQHSEQVPFVFSMASVKRRLFNQHLLDRFICNLDLEPSQIKSHPNYSNLCNYGIIAA encoded by the coding sequence ATGGATAGCTATGGAAGCCATTGTACAAAGCCTGCTTGCCGAAGTGGGCGATTTCGCAAACCGCAAACGAAATTCTTAGTCACTTTATTCACCACAATGTTGCTGGTGTGTGGCAAAGTCAACTTCACCAACCTGAGTCGCTACAGCAGTTTGAGCGAACGCACCTACCGCCGCCAATACCAACAAGAGTTTGAGTTTGTGGCATTGAATCGAGCGATAGTCGAGCAGGCAAGTCAAGCAGACACGGCAAAGCTTGCGGTGATGGACTGCTCGTTTGTGATCAAGAGTGGCAAAGCGACGTTTGGACTCGATGCGTTTTGGAATGGATGTGCCAGTCGAGTGGAAACCGGATTAGAGGTGTCAGTGGTCGGGGTGGTCGATGTCGAACGTGAGCAGGGCTATGCATTATCGGCAGAGCAGACCTATGCTCAATCCAGCCTGAGCGAGTTTAGCCGCATGGATCAATATCTCTATCATCTCGATTGTGTGCGACCTCACCTCCCACCTGAAGTCGCCTATCTCGCTGTCGATGGTGCTTATGCCAAGGAGGGCTTTGTCACCGGAGCGGTGGAGTTGAGGTTGCACGTCATCAGTAAGCTGCGGTGTGATGCGAATCTTCAATTTCTCTACACGGGAGTACAGAAGCGACGGGGCAGACCGCGCAAGTATGCAGGCAAAGTGGACTTGGGCGATTTGAGTCGCTTCACGTTCGTCGAAACCGTACAACCGGATGTTGACCTGTACACGGCAGTCGTGTGGCACGTCTCGCTCAAACGCGCTATTCGCGTTGCTTATCTAGTCGATCATCGCTCCTCGACTCGCGTTCGCACTTGTCTGTTGTTTTCCACTGATGTCGAGCAAGACCCAAGGCAGATTGTCCAGTATTACAAGCTGCGCTTCCAAATTGAATTTCTATTCCGGGATGCCAAGCAGTTTACAGGACTCGAAGATTGCCAAGCCAGAGATGCTCAGAAGCTTGCGTTTCATTTCAATGCTAGTCTGACTGCTCTGAACTTGGCAAAGTTGGACGCACTCCAACAGCATTCAGAACAAGTCCCGTTTGTCTTCTCAATGGCAAGTGTCAAACGGCGACTGTTC
- a CDS encoding putative sensor protein (similar to AA sequence:cyanobase_aa:NIES39_G00700), which translates to MQRTTYLTFAIGIAALLVSILIGLIATRWIVRPLLQLHAAAIALKNDAFDVDSIAHLIRRPDELGQLAKVFEEMAQVILSREQSLSDQIHQLREESADAKRTALSNQSGINFQALLLRSQQVRQGVESDRNN; encoded by the coding sequence TTGCAGAGAACAACTTATCTAACCTTTGCTATTGGAATTGCAGCATTGTTAGTCAGTATTTTGATTGGGCTAATTGCAACTCGCTGGATTGTGCGTCCGCTGCTTCAACTTCATGCGGCTGCGATCGCATTAAAGAATGATGCTTTTGATGTGGATAGTATTGCTCATTTGATTCGTCGCCCAGATGAATTGGGGCAGTTAGCAAAAGTGTTTGAAGAGATGGCGCAGGTGATCCTATCGCGGGAGCAAAGTCTATCTGATCAGATTCACCAGTTGCGCGAAGAAAGTGCTGATGCGAAGAGAACTGCATTGTCAAATCAATCGGGTATTAATTTTCAGGCATTGTTACTGCGATCGCAACAAGTTCGACAAGGGGTGGAAAGCGATCGTAACAATTAA
- a CDS encoding hypothetical protein (similar to AA sequence:cyanobase_aa:asr3467), producing MEVTHLSNESQVKIPEALRTAHQWEAGQELIAIEVGDGILLKPKKPVPQTTLDQVAGCLKYEGQPKTLEEIEDAIRQGVMEQCDRG from the coding sequence ATGGAAGTTACTCATCTATCGAATGAGAGTCAAGTCAAGATTCCAGAGGCGCTACGTACTGCTCACCAATGGGAAGCAGGACAGGAGTTAATTGCGATCGAGGTCGGAGATGGAATTCTTCTAAAACCTAAAAAGCCTGTTCCTCAAACAACCTTGGATCAAGTTGCAGGCTGCCTGAAATACGAAGGACAGCCCAAAACTCTAGAAGAGATAGAGGATGCAATCCGTCAAGGGGTAATGGAACAATGTGATCGCGGTTGA
- a CDS encoding hypothetical protein (similar to AA sequence:cyanobase_aa:NIES39_D07600) has product MIAVDTNIIIRLLTRDDEQQYQRSLTLFEQLDIFISDTVILETEWVLRFTYCFTTSDICEALRTLLGLPNVQITNANLIAQVLQWHEQGLDFADAFHLAQS; this is encoded by the coding sequence GTGATCGCGGTTGATACGAACATCATTATCCGTCTTTTAACACGAGATGATGAGCAACAATATCAAAGAAGTCTGACTCTGTTTGAGCAACTGGATATCTTTATCTCGGACACGGTGATTCTCGAAACGGAATGGGTTCTACGCTTCACTTACTGTTTCACAACTAGCGACATCTGTGAAGCGCTCAGAACTCTCTTAGGGTTGCCAAATGTACAGATTACGAACGCGAATCTGATAGCGCAAGTTCTTCAATGGCATGAACAAGGTTTAGATTTTGCTGACGCATTTCACTTAGCACAAAGCTAA
- a CDS encoding hypothetical protein (similar to AA sequence:cyanobase_aa:Synpcc7942_0213), giving the protein MTRIFEGLLQVAFHIISVEPYIDPNDYEGVDLKAAFRGQINGICGAATPGMLLLKTGLHTGHVSFTLDVLDAAPPIDETWQDIVEVSFTPASGGVFLQEVYGTEPICSIPLLQATHRVRYCARNMDCGPDLDRLGGNETVDSYALMFWMDDIAPDVIVKQTSHSAALQHQWAQLLKLES; this is encoded by the coding sequence ATGACCCGGATCTTCGAGGGATTACTACAGGTTGCTTTTCACATCATCTCTGTTGAGCCTTACATCGACCCGAACGACTATGAAGGCGTTGACTTAAAAGCTGCGTTTCGTGGGCAAATCAATGGAATTTGTGGGGCGGCTACTCCTGGAATGCTGCTGCTGAAGACAGGTTTGCACACAGGTCATGTCAGTTTTACCCTAGATGTGTTGGATGCTGCCCCACCAATTGACGAGACTTGGCAAGACATTGTAGAAGTTTCTTTTACTCCTGCTTCGGGCGGAGTGTTCTTGCAAGAAGTCTATGGAACAGAACCAATATGCTCAATTCCACTTTTGCAAGCAACTCACCGGGTACGTTACTGTGCTCGAAATATGGATTGTGGACCTGACCTTGATAGATTGGGGGGAAATGAAACAGTTGATTCCTATGCTTTGATGTTTTGGATGGATGATATTGCTCCAGATGTGATCGTTAAGCAAACCTCGCACTCAGCAGCACTCCAGCATCAATGGGCACAATTACTAAAGCTTGAAAGCTAA